The Salvia hispanica cultivar TCC Black 2014 unplaced genomic scaffold, UniMelb_Shisp_WGS_1.0 HiC_scaffold_156, whole genome shotgun sequence genomic sequence AATAGAATCAATGAAACAATAGTCGTTTAATTTAACGAAAAGCTTCGAAACTCAAAAATATCAGTGAATGCTTGTTAATCAGAGTTTTACTGTATTAAAGAAATGGATTGAAATCGGAATGAGAAATATAAATCAGTTGAAGAAACCAGTTAAACAACtcacattttgaaaaaaaattctgatTTTAATCCACCTGTTTGACGACAGATTGCAGCGATGGGAACACGACAGCGATTGCAGCGACAAAATTTCGAGAATGGAAGAGAAGACGGGAAGAGGAATGATGGCGGGAGATGAATTCtgcaaatgagaaattaattcaaatgttaaccctatttttatttgtgaaatgtccATTATACCCCCGCCttcttatagtgaagtaaatctGTGATAGGGTGAAGTgatttctctttcaaattcaaaaattacatGTGTTAATACTAGCCCTTGATTTTTTTGATCTTGTAGTTGTGATTTGTTCTTTAGTTATATACTTAATGAGCACTTACCCTATATCACTACTCCTCTAGTGGGCTTGCTATTTAGATAATCATTTAGTGGGcttgctatttttttttgcctaaCAGTAGGATGCTTTTTTGTATTCGGAGAACTGCATATAAAGAAGTTCTTTTGATAGTACAAAGCTTGGATGtgttcaattttaaaaatgaatgtcTTTATTTCTGGCATTcacaattattaattaacatcGACAATATTCAAAACTGTAAGACAAGTCTGGATCCAAGAGCAGATTCATTATTGGCGCATCgacattattaattaacatctcgatttgatttgaagaagGGAATGTCTAATGTGAAGATTCGATAGTAAACAATGAATTTTATtgctcattttttaattatttaggctaaatcattaattttggttaaattttggtattttttaaaaacttttaaattaatttaaaatatcataaacattacatttgatttattatttcccatctcaactcaaataaaatatcattggAGAAAAACTAATTCTACATGGGCaaccataaaatatttaccactttttaagttcgTGGTAAGTAGGGTTAAAGCCATAAAAAACACGTTGATCTTGTAGTATCaagtaggataaaaaaaaattcatgtaaaTTAGTCGGATATGGTGATTTTTACCTGTCAggaaaaaaatccaaataaaatgtaaagtttgtgatattttcgactaattttaaagtttgtagAAAATGCTCACGATTTAGGGACCAATATCCCAATTATTTATGTATGCCCCGAGTTCAGCTCGCTCGCATTAAtccaatatatttatattcatttatctcaaaaaataataatatacttaataaaacatttttgaaAGTTAATTTGGACAATTGTTTTTATActtaataaaacaattttgaaagttaATTTGGaccataaatatatcaaatgcATTATTACTGTGAAGGCGTGAGTCCAAGATACatatttcatttgtatttGCTAAATACTACTCTATTAGTCTAAAATAGGAGTCACGTTTTGTGTGAGcaagaattttaagaaatgtaaaaaatagtattgtcgattgaaaaaattagtggaatatgaagtccactttttatattgattttaaaatagaatgtgagtagagtgagttagtagaatatgggacgaaccgaaattgcaaaatgtgactcttattgtgggactgAGGTAGTAGTGTTAAATTTAAATCCACATTTTTAAGCTTAGcctatactccctccgttccatgttATTcgtacttttttaaaattcgtaaatttaagattgatttttagtgtaattaaattatattttaagtatAATGAGAGATCACTTAGTAATGAAACGCTAATTAACTACTAATAATTACACttatatttttcgatatagggatgtgatcaaatgaaaactctaaatattgtacaaactcaaaactatgatcttgactattgaaaaatgtcaacagattatAAAAAAGCATCATCacgaaaatgtcaacagaatttcaacggtagtcaatgattgatgttgtgttgatattatgttgatactgtgtcgacattaaaatcttaaaattttactgtgttgatatttgtattgaaactgtgttgaagctgtgtcgaggagttttgagtttgtacaatatataagtttgcattttatcactacccttacgatatataccttaatttacggtatatactGAATTTCGGTATGCAACGGTATACCAcgatatttgaaaattcataccgtatctttcggtaaggtatcataccgtaaTCTTTCGGTAATGTATCATACAGTGCCGAAAATCACGGTACACcgaaaattcaattatatcgGTAAATATAAGACCGGTTTTTCGATAATTCCCCATCcctaaatgaaataaataatcaaatgccctgaaaccaaaaattcaaatacaactactgaaaataaaaaaatacagatTCGTCTAAGATGTTCATGGCCAATAATAGTgtgcaaaattgatattttcataGTATGATATATTTCCTCTTCGCTGTTATATAAAATTCGATAATAGTATAAGTTAAAATAAATGGATTCTGTCACATGAAATTTCCATGTACTACTTCCCCTTCCCCAGAGAAAGTAGGTATACTTTATACATGTGATTAGGATGTGACACATATTTATGATAGTACAAagatatacaaattaaattattattgggCTAAAGTATCAATATCAAATGCCATTTTTCTACCATAATTGCAAGTTTTTATAATGTTcgttaaaatatactactacattaTATTAATGTGTTACTGTATTAACTTTTCAATTATCACCCATCACCTTTAATCACaagaaattacatttaaaataagtatatgaTATTGTTTGAAGCAATATCGGATTTTTACTATCTAGCTAAATAATCGATTTATCTCGCCGACTCACCCCAATAAATTTGATAGTCCTCttctttaactaattaataaataagtactccataaaacaaataaaatcaacgtGTTTCATATATCTGCGCAATCTCCGgttgaattataaaatctattgatCATTTGATCATAATTAAACAGCTAATTAGAAATGAACAAAGCATGCCATTGAGAAAAGACAAATTAAGGgtatatagaaaagaaaagagagagaaagtatttttatttatatactacctccgtgcatgaaaaataatctatttttgccattttgagcgggccataaaaaatagtcccaTTTCAAAAGTGaaactttttctttcacaTTATCTACTTAATTTTCTCATCATCTATCTTACTTTTACCTACTTTTTTgtcttcatttctcttacttaccAATTTaccattaaaatatatatcgtccaagattatttttttggaagggggagtagtatatatttgaatCACTGATACACGTAATATGTGCCATGATATTACTGCACTTGTGATCAGTACTGAATCTactgatgaaaaaaaaataagtacaacatttatatataattaataagtatttaatattttattaaaatcgaATAAAATCAATCCTTGTGAGTTTCCACAAAATAATAGACTATTTTGTACTACGAAACAAATACtaggaaataattaaagaCCTCACAAATAATTTTCAGTTCATTTAGAAGACTTGTTTACTCTTTCTCGACTATTTCTCCTGATTTTAAATCAAGACctcaaaaatattcaacttttacttttttttagagTGAAAAATGTAGGGTGCTCTGCAAGATTTTGGATTTCAGTTTTGTTACAAGTTATATCTCTATGTCTTGATTTGTTGTGATTGTTAAATATCTGTGCCCTCGTACgttctttaaaatttaaaaaaaaaaaaagtggtcGGCATCAAATGgtgaaaatttatttgttttcttcatcAACACCAagtttttaattacatttaaaataataaaacagtTTATTATTACCAAGTTAGCAAATTAAATAGGATGGGATGGTGACTTTGAGCTTATCTTCCACGAGTGATTGAGTTAGGAATGAGATCAACATATAACGTTTTAGCAACAAACTTTGTGGTGATTTGGCTGTGACAAATGAGCACGACGTTAAGACTATTCAATTCCTAtaataatcaagaaaattcaacaaatacaATGAAGTTACCATCGAGCTAGCAGgtcaaatgaaatttaaaattaaagaaaaaaataatagaaactACTGTTCggtagaaaatataataagtagttttaattgatttaatttattaataatccAAAACATCTATATTTACTAAAGTAGTAGTCCTATTTATGGTTAGCCATATTATGGCCACATGCATTTATTGATTGCTGAATCCCACGTTATGgaattattttccatttaattatACGAGAACAATGTTGAATCAATTAGTAAGACGTTTATTTAACGAATACATTCATTGTTAGTTCAAATTACTTATACGTATGAGTGGGGGAATATCATATACTTCGTGCTAATTGTAACTAAAAACATATAATTTCTCTTTCAAAAACTAAacaacatgtaaataaatccaaaaactcatctatttatattaattactccatataagTATTAATAAAACATAGTTTAAGTAGTAAAATTGGGTCTAGCAAGGCTCTCCATAGCCAAAAATCTTATGTTTAATTCCTTCTACTTGTTGTGTAATCaaaagttatactccctccgtctcggctaagatgacacattgcttagccgacacgagatttttggagttattggttaaagtgtttaattagaaagaaaaaatgtggatgtaagtattaaaatagagagataaagaaagatgaatacacaaaattgaaacaatctcgttattttatcattcacCGCACACTAAATATCTCTATTAAAAGAATGGATGtggtaattttaataaaataaattgtaaatatagtaattaaaaaagagaCTGAAAATTGACCGATTTGAATCTGGTGATACGCCTGAGGCAGAGATGGTATGTAGATTTGTTGCCAACTCACAAAGAATCTTTCCAAGAGAGAGACAGAGATTGCAATAAAATAGAGCCCAATGCCAACACCAACAGATCAGCGCTGCACGTTCTTGGATCGCCACTCATCTCCCTATTTCAACTCGCTTCTTTTTCGATCCCAAACTCACTGccttctctctccctctctcctcTCACGTTTTGCCAGCTCTACACTTCTTGTATTCATCACCATTGCCTCTCTTTGCTCCCCAATTaactctcaatttaaattaaaagttttcTTCTGTCTCTTTCCCTCTCACCATTTTACCtaacacacatatataaaggAAAGGTTGCGCCTTTACTGGCATTGCATGTGCTGCCGTTTACATGCTGCGTGAGGGGCGTTGTTCTTGCAGTATCATCACATAGTTGATGGATTCCTTCAGGCCCTTTTGATTTCGAGGTATTTGCCTTTTAATTTTGAAGGATTTTGCTTGAAAATCTGTTCTTGATGTGCATTGCTTCCTACTTTGAAGATATTTTTGTATCATGTGAGCGAACGTGACGATCTATTGCTTTTTCTTTAATCTCTGTGCGTGTGTTTGATTTGTGTATACAGTGATATTGCAAAATCTGGGGCTTTGTCAATTTGGCTGGAGTCGGATTTCTTGTGAGGGAGTGTGAATTTTGCAATGATGAGAGGAGCTGTTTTTGTAGCTATTGCTGCCGCCATTGGTAACTTCTTGCAAGGATGGGACAATGCTACTATTGCAGGTCTGTTtgtttttcattgttttgaTGTTGAAGAAGATCAATTTAGGTATGGAGTAGTAGAAGATTAAATCTTGATCTTGAATCTAGCATTGATGTGGCATGAGATCttttaaaaatgcaaattctTTTTCAGGATCTGTGCTTTACATCAAGAGGGAGTTTCATTTGGAGACACGGCCTACAATCGAAGGGCTTATCGTTGCAACATCTCTGATTGGGGCAACGGTCATCACTACGTTCTCTGGGCCAGTGGCTGACTGGCTCGGACGTCGTCCAATGCTGATAATCTCATCTGTTCTCTATTTCCTTAGTGGACTGGTCATGTTTTGGGCTCCCAATGTGTACATTCTCCTTTTGGCTAGGCTCTTGGATGGTTTTGGGATTGGTCTCGCTGTCACTCTCGTTCCCGTCTACATATCCGAGACAGCCCCGCCAGAAATAAGGGGGTTGCTGAATACCCTCCCTCAGTTTACTGGCTCTGCTGGGATGTTTTTGTCATACTGCATGGTCTTTATGATGTCGTTGCAGGATTCGCCTAGTTGGAGAATGATGCTCGGGGTTCTTTCTATTCCTTCACTGTTCTATTTTGCCTTGGCATTGTTTTACCTGCCTGAATCCCCGAGGTGGCTGGTAAGTAAAGGAAGGATGAAAGAGGCCAAGAAAGTTCTGCAAGGCCTACGTGGACGAGAAGATGTCTCAGGTAAATTTCTCTTCAATCGTACTGTATAGTTAAGTTATGATTTGTAATGAGTTCTGAATTCTGATGATAGGATTTGAAGTTAAATGATCAAATCTTGTATGAGCTTTGAATGGTGTCGAATTCAAATCTATTTGAACTAATCTGGTATAGAGATTGTTAGGGTGGACCTTATCTATAACTCCTGATGTTTAACTTAGATGGATTTATGAGAGGAATATGGTCCAATCGGAACATACAGATAAAAGTAGATGCTAGAAGTCGAGTGTCTAATTTACCACTTGTGCGGTTAAACGAGTGTTTATAGCTCTTTGGTCAGTGAGACCCTTGTGGTTGCTCGATGTAGCAATATCTGGACATTCGAATAATAAGTATGCTCTGATTATCAaaaattttcttgtttaagTATGTAATTCTTCTCTTGTCCTCTTGTCAACAGGTGAAATGGCTTTATTACTCGAGGGTTTAGATGTCGGAGGTGATACAGCCATAGAGGAATATGTCATCAGTCCCGATAACGATCTTGCTGGCCACCAAGATCATGAAGTGGAGAAAGATCGTATCAAATTATATGGCGCTGAAGAGGGCCAGTCCTGGATCGCCAAGCCCGTTGCTGGACAGAGCACTCTGGGTATGGTTTCCCGTCAAGGGAGTCTGGCTAACCGGAGCATGCTTATGGATCCGATGGTCACTCTCTTTGGCAGTGTTCACGAGAAGCTCCCAGAGATGGGAATGGGAAGCATGAGAAGCATGCTCTTCTCGAATTTCGGCAGTATGTTTAACGTAAACCCAGAAAATCAAGTTAAACACGAGCATTGGAATGAAGAAAACATGGAAAGGGATGAGGAAAATGCTGGATCCGATCATTCTGGAAACGAATCTGACGATGACATGAGGAGTCCTTTGATCCGCCATGATAGCAATGCTGAGAAGGATAATAACGGAGAGCAGCTCGGAAGTGTAGGAATCGGTGGTGGCTGGCAGCTAGCATACAGGAAGGACGAGAATAACGCAGGAGGTCTTAAGAGGATCTACTTACACCAAGAGGGCGGTGCTGCTGCATCCAGGCGCGGTTCGGTTATTTCCATAGCGGGAACTGAAGGACCGGCTGATGGCGACTTAGTCCATGCTGCTGCCCTAGTGAGCCATTCTGTTCTCCGTGCTGATGACGTCACCACTCATCAATCAATTGGTCTGGCAACGGACAAGAAACCGCAAGCTGCTGCTCAAGGTCCTGGCTGGAAGGATCTTTTCGAACCCGGAGTTAAGCATGCTCTTGTTGTTGGAGTAGGACTTCAAGTTCTTCAGCAGGTAATTGTTCGAGTTGATTTTCGTCTGCTGCATTTTAGTTGCTTCTTTAGTTACTTATCACTGAATAGCCCATTAATCCGATGGCCGTCGACATATTATCCCTGAAACTTCTTAGTGTTGATCCTACTGCTTTTCTTATCGATGCTATGCAGTTTTCTGGCATTAATGGAGTTCTCTACTACACGCCACAAATTCTGGAACAAGCCGGTGTGGGAGTTCTCCTTTCAAATTTGGGCCTCACCTCAGAATCCGCCTCTCTTCTCATCAGCGGACTAACTACACTGTTGATGCTTCCTAGCATCGGTGTTGCAATGAGACTCATGGATGTTGCTGGCAGAAGGTAATTCCAAATTCGTGATCTCAACGTGTACTGTTAGCGAATCTGTCTCGTGTTAAACAGGCGTTCCGTCATTCAAAAATACGTAAAACATGGTTTGTTTCTTTAGTTCTTTACTTTTGAGGATGTTAGGATTGATGTGCCTAACTTGTACCTAACTTGTTAGAAACACATTCAATCCCAGACAGTGACATTGTCCAAACACTCGTGTTCACCTTCAT encodes the following:
- the LOC125198513 gene encoding monosaccharide-sensing protein 2-like, encoding MMRGAVFVAIAAAIGNFLQGWDNATIAGSVLYIKREFHLETRPTIEGLIVATSLIGATVITTFSGPVADWLGRRPMLIISSVLYFLSGLVMFWAPNVYILLLARLLDGFGIGLAVTLVPVYISETAPPEIRGLLNTLPQFTGSAGMFLSYCMVFMMSLQDSPSWRMMLGVLSIPSLFYFALALFYLPESPRWLVSKGRMKEAKKVLQGLRGREDVSGEMALLLEGLDVGGDTAIEEYVISPDNDLAGHQDHEVEKDRIKLYGAEEGQSWIAKPVAGQSTLGMVSRQGSLANRSMLMDPMVTLFGSVHEKLPEMGMGSMRSMLFSNFGSMFNVNPENQVKHEHWNEENMERDEENAGSDHSGNESDDDMRSPLIRHDSNAEKDNNGEQLGSVGIGGGWQLAYRKDENNAGGLKRIYLHQEGGAAASRRGSVISIAGTEGPADGDLVHAAALVSHSVLRADDVTTHQSIGLATDKKPQAAAQGPGWKDLFEPGVKHALVVGVGLQVLQQFSGINGVLYYTPQILEQAGVGVLLSNLGLTSESASLLISGLTTLLMLPSIGVAMRLMDVAGRRWLLLSTLPVLLVTLIMLVLGNVLDLGSVPHAVISTVSVIVYFCTFVMGFGPIPNILCSEIFPTRVRGLCIAICALTFWICDIIVTYSLPVMLNSIGLAGVFSIYAVVCSIAWVFTYLKVPETKGMPLEVITEFFAVGAKQNAESENN